In Lepus europaeus isolate LE1 chromosome 22, mLepTim1.pri, whole genome shotgun sequence, the following are encoded in one genomic region:
- the LGMN gene encoding legumain yields MIWKVATFLSVALGTGAITVGVDNPENGGKHWVVIVAGSNGWYNYRHQADACHAYQIIHRNGIPDEQIVVMMYDDIANAKDNPTPGIVINRPNGTDVYQGVPKDYTGENVTSENFLAVLRGDAEAVKGKGSGRVLKSGPRDHVFVYFTDHGATGLLVFPNDDLHVRDLNKTIHYMHKHKKYGKMVFYIEACESGSMMDHLPDDINVYATTAANPTESSYACYYDEERGTYLGDWYSVNWMEDSDVEDLTKETLHRQYQLVKLHTNTSHVMQYGNKSIASMKLMQFQGTRHRASPPVSLPPVTHLDLTPGPDVPLEILKRKLKSGANTPQYRKLSAEIHRLLNARTILEKSVSKVVFLLADSQAEATRLLSTRSPLTKHDCYEAAVTHFRTHCFNWHSSTYEYALRYLYVLVNLCEKPYPLDRIKLSLDKVCLDYY; encoded by the exons ATGATTTGGAAAGTGGCCACGTTCCTCAGCGTGGCCCTGGGGACTGGCGCCATCACCGTCGGTGTGGACAATCCTGAGAATGGCGGCAAGCACTGGGTGGTGATTGTCGCGGGCTCCAATGGCTGGTACAACTACAGGCACCAG GCAGATGCTTGCCATGCCTACCAGATCATTCACCGCAACGGGATCCCCGATGAGCAGATCGTGGTGATGATGTATGACGACATCGCCAATGCCAAAGA CAATCCCACCCCAGGGATTGTGATCAACAGGCCCAACGGCACGGATGTGTACCAGGGCGTCCCGAAGGACTACACGGGAGAG AATGTTACTTCAGAAAACTTCCTGGCTGTGTTGAGAGGCGACGCAGAAGCAGTGAAGGGCAAGGGGTCTGGAAGAGTCCTGAAAAG CGGCCCCCGGGACCATGTGTTCGTGTACTTCACAGATCATGGAGCTACTGGACTACTGGTTTTTCCCAACGATGAT CTGCACGTGAGGGACCTGAACAAGACCATCCATTACATGCACAAGCACAAGAAGTATGGAAAG ATGGTGTTCTACATTGAGGCTTGCGAGTCCGGCTCCATGATGGACCACCTGCCCGATGACATCAACG TTTACGCGACTACCGCTGCCAACCCCACCGAGTCGTCCTACGCATGTTACTACGATGAGGAGCGGGGCACCTACCTGGGGGACTGGTACAGCGTCAACTGGATGGAAGACTCGGACGTG GAGGACCTGACCAAGGAGACGCTGCACAGGCAATACCAGCTGGTGAAGTTGCACACCAACACCAGCCACGTCATGCAGTACGGGAACAAA TCGATCGCCAGCATGAAATTGATGCAGTTTCAGGGCACGAGGCACAGAGCCAGTCCTCCTGTCTCGCTGCCTCCGGTCACACACCTGGACCTCACCCCGGGTCCGGACGTGCCCCTGGAGATCCTGAAAAGGAAGCTGAAGAGCGGCGCCAACACGCCGCAGTACAGGAAGCTCTCGGCAGAGATACACAGGCTTCTGAAT GCCAGGACCATCCTGGAGAAGTCGGTGAGCAAGGTGGTCTTCCTGCTGGCGGACTCCCAGGCTGAGGCAACAAGGCTGCTGTCCACCAGGTCCCCGCTCACCAAGCACGACTGCTACGAGGCGGCTGTCACACACTTCCGCACGCACTGTTTCAATTGGCATTCCTCCACG TACGAGTATGCGTTGAGATACCTGTATGTGCTGGTCAACCTTTGTGAGAAGCCGTACCCACTGGACAG GATCAAACTGTCCTTGGACAAGGTGTGCCTTGACTACTACTGA